GTCTCGACGGGCCGCCGCCGGTTGTAGACGTGACGGAACCCGTAATCGAGGAATCCGAGCGAGCGTACGCCGGTGCGCTCCAGAAGCAGGTCGCGCCACCAGTCTCCCGCCGGGCCGTTCATCGCCGCGAGCCCCTGGTCCCGGGTTTCGAACAGAAAGGGAAGATCGAAAACCTGCGTCTCGGGCACCCAGCCCGAGAGCACCGGGGTGCCCGTGATGGCCATGTGCACCGCGCCGACCTGGATCTGCTCGAACGCCACGCGCTCGCCCCCGAGCTGTCCCGACGGATAGATGACGACCCTGAACCGTCCGTCCGTGCGCTCGAACGTGAGATCCCGGAACCGCTCCGCCATGAGGTGAAACTCGGATCCCGTCGACAGCACGTGGGAGAAGCGAACCTCCCACATGCGCGCGTCGGCCGACGGGCCGGATTCACCGCTGCCGGGATTGCCGCACGCCCCCGTCAGGAGCGCCGCCGCTACGGCCGGCAGCAGGCCGGGCGGAACCCACGCTACCCGCTCGCGCCGGTCCCGGCCGCGGCACGGCGCGGTGCCGCCTCCGCGTTCAGTCGCGAATGAGTGGGACACCTTCCACAACGTGTCGCTGGATCGCCTCGGCCCAATGCGCCATGAAATCCTCGAAGTCCTCGCCGAACGCTCGTACGAAACCGTCCGCGTCGGCTGACAGTGACGTCATGCGGTACTTCACGGACGCCCGGCTTCGGCTCTCACCGTCGGGGGTCACCTGAACGTCCACCATCGCCGTGTGGTGGTCCGGAATCACATACACGTACGACGCGCCGCCGGCCGCGGGCTCGTGTCGCGTCTGGACCCACGTCGCGGTCCCCGCGCCTTCCTTCATGGTCTGAAACACCAGGCCTTCTCCGGCATGGGGGTCGCCGGGATGCAGGTAGCGAGGATCCCACCCGGCCACCCACCGTCGCTCGCCCTCGGCGGTGAACAGCGGGAACGCCTCCGCAAACGGTAGCGCCATCGCGACGACGCCGGTCCTCTCGACATGGATGCGGTCTTCAGTATCGGTCGCCATGGCCACGTCCTATGCGCCCCAGATCGTCTGGCCGGCGTCGATGAACAGGCTGGCGCCCGTGACGAGTCGCGCCTCCTCGTTCGAGGCGAGGTACACGACGGCCCCCACCACGTCGTCGGGCGCACCGATCTTCCCGAGCGGGATACGGGCGAGGCGCCGCTGGCGGAAGTCGGCTTGCGCGATGTCGGCGCGGTTCAGGTCGGTTTCGATCAGGCCCGGCGCGATGGCGTTCACCCGGATCC
This region of Candidatus Palauibacter polyketidifaciens genomic DNA includes:
- a CDS encoding TRAP transporter substrate-binding protein, translating into MSHSFATERGGGTAPCRGRDRRERVAWVPPGLLPAVAAALLTGACGNPGSGESGPSADARMWEVRFSHVLSTGSEFHLMAERFRDLTFERTDGRFRVVIYPSGQLGGERVAFEQIQVGAVHMAITGTPVLSGWVPETQVFDLPFLFETRDQGLAAMNGPAGDWWRDLLLERTGVRSLGFLDYGFRHVYNRRRPVETPGDLAGLKLRVLQNATYLAAYSALGVQATPMNYGEVYSALQQGVIDGGEANAIGFVSSRLHEVAKFYSFTSITYNPITLLVNEPFYRGLPAEIRETVDRSAAEALAYQSEVARRMEAEAIEEMREAGVEISRPDPAPFAAAVSRNVRDALANGLPDGEALIARLVAEAERAASEGR